The genomic DNA AGTGCCCAGATCGGGCGCGTGACCGGTTGCGGTCTGGCCAAGAACATCGCGTACGTGCTCCCGCTCAGCATTGTGCGTCTGCTCGTTTGCCTGCTCTTTCTGGCTAATACGATCAATATCGGCGCCAATCTCGTGATGATGGGTGCTGCCGCGCAACTCGTGACCGGCTGGAATCACCACTGCTTCGCAGTCGCCTTTGCGATGCTTTCACTCGGGCTTCAGCTGTGGATCCCCTACGATCGCTATGCCGGCTATCTGAAGTGGTTGACGCTGGTGCTCTTTGCCTATGTCGCAGTCGTTTTTGTGGTCGATGTGGATTGGGCTGCGGCAGGACGTGCTCTGGTCACGCCACATTTCGCGCCGACCTCGGAAGTTTTCACGATTGTCGTTGCCATTCTCGGCACTACGATCAGTCCTTATCTCCTTTTCTGGCAAAGCAGTCAGGAGGTCGAGGAAATCGCGCAGCACCCCCATGCTCATCCGCTCAAGGAACGCCCGCGCGAAGCGCCGGCCGAGCTCGTGCGCATTCGCTGGGATACGTTCGTCGGCATGGCGCTCTCCAACCTGGTCGCTGCGGCAATCATGGTGAGTGCCGCCGTCACGTTGCATGCGCAGGGCCAATTAGACATCGGCAGCGCCGCGCAGGCCGCTGAGGCATTGCGTCCGATCGCTGGAGCCTTTGCGTTTACTCTGTTCAGCCTAGGCATCATTGGCACGGGTCTACTTTCCCTGCCCGTTCTAGCAGGATCGGCGGCCTATGCGATCGGTGAAGCGAGCGGCTGGAAATGTGGGCTGCAGAACAAACCGCAGGAAGCAGTAGGCTTCTACGGGGTCATCGCGGCGGCGACCCTGCTCGGCATTGGCATGGGTTTCTCGACGCTCGATCCCATAGAAGGCTTGATCTGGAGTGCAGTCATCAATGGCATCGTCGCAGTACCGGTGCTCGCAGCGATGACTTGGGTCGGAAGCCGTCATAAACAGATGGGACGCTTCACTTTGTCCCGCTTCACTATAGCCTTGGGATGGCTCACGACCGGGGTTATGGCGGCAGCGGTACTTGCGATGGCCGTCGCTTGAAAGAAATCTTTGGGAATTTCGCCTTATTGCTGAGAGGTCGGTGGCAGTTCTCAAAGTAGCCCCGATGAACAAACAACATATTGGGTTTTAGTGCAAAAGAGGAAGCGAGACAGCCCCCACCTTTGAGGCCCCTCGACGCGACTCTTATCGGCTCCCCCGCGGAAGGGGCTCTCCTTTCTTGTCGTAGGCAGGCGGAACGTAAATGTTCAGCGTTCGCAATGGCTCTTCGCCGACCTGACGGATCTCATGCTCATCACCGTGCTCAATCAGCAGCAGTGACCGCTCGGAAAGGCGATGGCGCTTACCGTTAACGATGGCGACGCCCTCCCCTGAAACGACAAACAGCCATTGGTCGGCGCCCCGATGGCGATTGCGCGAATCGCCCTCTTTGTCGCCTGGCCTGAGAACCATCTCCGCCGCTTGCGCTCTTCGGTTGCCAAGAACAACGGCGAACTCCTTCGTCAACCGCAATTTCGTTTTCTTCATGAGTTCCGCTACCCAAGATCGTTCATCCAATTAAAGCACTTCCATTCGAATTGCTCTTACTACAACGACATCTTGAACGAAGCGTCGCTCTAGTTCTCGCTTATACCGCTTCCACCACGCGCGGCGTAGACGCTTCACCATGACCTCAATAACGATGATCTCGTCCCGCACCGTGCGCTGCGCCTTTCGCCAAGCGCCTTCCGCCGGCGCATTGATGAAGGCGGTGACGCCGCCGAATTCATTGGTTAACTCCCGTTGAACAGCGGC from Betaproteobacteria bacterium includes the following:
- a CDS encoding divalent metal cation transporter, translating into MPRHPSARKAASHAATLPDDRSLPGVSVRLYRPTRGGGSASPQSNRRGVLRRLGPGLVTGAADDDPSGIATYSQAGAQFGFNMLWTIALTYPLMVAVQLVSAQIGRVTGCGLAKNIAYVLPLSIVRLLVCLLFLANTINIGANLVMMGAAAQLVTGWNHHCFAVAFAMLSLGLQLWIPYDRYAGYLKWLTLVLFAYVAVVFVVDVDWAAAGRALVTPHFAPTSEVFTIVVAILGTTISPYLLFWQSSQEVEEIAQHPHAHPLKERPREAPAELVRIRWDTFVGMALSNLVAAAIMVSAAVTLHAQGQLDIGSAAQAAEALRPIAGAFAFTLFSLGIIGTGLLSLPVLAGSAAYAIGEASGWKCGLQNKPQEAVGFYGVIAAATLLGIGMGFSTLDPIEGLIWSAVINGIVAVPVLAAMTWVGSRHKQMGRFTLSRFTIALGWLTTGVMAAAVLAMAVA
- a CDS encoding cupin domain-containing protein, which gives rise to MKKTKLRLTKEFAVVLGNRRAQAAEMVLRPGDKEGDSRNRHRGADQWLFVVSGEGVAIVNGKRHRLSERSLLLIEHGDEHEIRQVGEEPLRTLNIYVPPAYDKKGEPLPRGSR